The Gambusia affinis linkage group LG11, SWU_Gaff_1.0, whole genome shotgun sequence genome contains a region encoding:
- the slitrk5b gene encoding SLIT and NTRK-like protein 5: MHLWIPYVLLGATSVCTVEMSDHYGEICQDLCACEEREGMLTVSCESRGIARLSDISPVLFSQYQLLLSGNLLTKLSTNDFAEYKGLTILNLGKNEISEVKAGAFNGLQGLKRLHLNNNKIDALKEEFFYGLESLKYLQIDYNYISHVEQNAFSRLRHLEVLILNDNLISSLPVNLFQFVPLTHLDLRGNQLKVLPYVGLLEHMSSVVELQLEENPWNCSCELIALKTWLESISYTALVGDVVCEFPFRLHGRDLDEVSKQELCPRRAIAEYEMPPPSHLGIDVYYRTTPAVGASFTASGIARSSSRPTKGPRQSAKLKSKPTARIPSNKPQNYGQIVSYQTKSPVPLDCPTACTCNLQISDLGLNVNCQERKIEQISDLNPKPYNPKKMYLTGNYIPVVHCLDFVEATGLDLLHLGNNRIVRVDDRAFGDLTNLRRLYLNGNLIDHLRANMFYGLESLQFLYLEYNVIKEVTADTFQHVPKLQLLFLNNNLLKTLPEGTFNGLTLARLNLRNNHLRYLPVRGVLDQLRALVQVDLYENPWDCSCNILDLKMWLELLSMGTVVNNVICGSPKKLAGEDMRYIKTTNFCPNNSDILASMIPPSEESFPGSTITIETSLDSDTQLHTIPLSVMILALLLLFIVSVFVAAGLFVATKKRRQKSQSEQNESMNACISSLNMEYGLYKKASIPKVRTSAGHVYEYIPPPTEATCRTAAQTPMDNKSVDGFRDFDELSSAFLGNLDEEAASNVISSEYSATTPEPLNKPSTPYRDDPCYYRDVLEPDKNRRHSNTLPCRHGVHSSNQFTSDFDARHQYVQPERIQQTILYCTTPSSVYVEPNRSEYWELKAKLHLDPDYLEVLEKRTTFTQF; encoded by the coding sequence ATGCATCTTTGGATTCCCTATGTTTTGCTCGGTGCAACATCAGTGTGCACCGTTGAAATGTCTGACCATTATGGGGAAATCTGTCAAGACCTATGTGCCTGTGAGGAAAGAGAAGGGATGCTTACAGTGAGCTGTGAAAGCCGAGGAATTGCAAGACTCTCTGACATAAGCCCAGTGCTCTTCTCCCAGTATCAATTGCTCCTTAGTGGGAATCTTTTGACAAAGCTTTCTACCAATGATTTTGCTGAGTACAAAGGACTTACAATATTAAATCttggaaaaaatgaaatatcaGAAGTTAAAGCTGGAGCTTTTAATGGACTGCAGGGATTAAAACGATTACATCTCAATAATAACAAAATCGATGCCTTGAAGGAAGAGTTTTTCTATGGCCTTGAAAGTCTGAAGTATTTACAGATTGATTATAATTACATCAGTCATGTGGAGCAAAATGCCTTCAGCAGACTTCGACATCTGGAGGTCTTGATTCTGAATGACAATTTAATATCTAGCCTGCCTGTAAACCTTTTTCAGTTTGTACCATTGACTCATTTAGACCTACGAGGGAATCAGCTCAAAGTGCTTCCTTACGTTGGTCTGCTGGAGCACATGAGCAGTGTTGTGGAGTTACAACTGGAGGAGAATCCGTGGAACTGCTCCTGTGAGTTGATTGCTCTGAAGACCTGGCTGGAAAGCATTTCGTACACAGCCTTGGTTGGGGACGTGGTTTGTGAGTTCCCATTTCGTCTTCATGGAAGAGACCTTGATGAGGTTTCAAAGCAAGAGCTGTGTCCAAGGAGAGCCATTGCTGAGTATGAGATGCCACCTCCCTCTCATTTGGGCATTGACGTATACTACAGGACCACTCCAGCTGTTGGCGCCTCTTTCACCGCATCTGGCATAGCAAGATCTTCATCAAGACCGACCAAGGGACCTCGTCAGTCagccaaattaaaatcaaaacccACCGCCCGTATCCCATCCAATAAGCCACAAAATTATGGTCAAATTGTGTCGTATCAGACCAAATCTCCAGTGCCTTTAGATTGCCCAACTGCCTGCACCTGCAATCTCCAGATTTCAGACCTTGGGCTGAATGTGAACTGCCAAGAGAGAAAGATTGAACAGATCTCTGACCTGAATCCTAAACCATACAACCCCAAAAAGATGTATCTTACAGGGAACTACATCCCTGTGGTGCATTGCTTAGATTTTGTTGAGGCGACTGGATTAGATTTACTTCATCTTGGTAACAATAGGATAGTTCGGGTAGATGATAGAGCTTTTGGCGATTTGACAAATCTGCGAAGACTGTACCTTAATGGGAATTTGATTGACCATCTTAGAGCCAATATGTTTTATGGACTAGAGAGCCTACAGTTCTTATATTTAGAGTACAACGTCATTAAAGAAGTAACTGCGGACACTTTTCAGCATGTCCCAAAacttcagcttctttttttaaacaataatctCTTGAAAACTTTGCCTGAGGGTACTTTTAATGGCTTGACATTAGCTAGACTAAATCTTCGTAACAACCACTTGCGGTATCTTCCTGTCAGGGGTGTACTTGATCAATTAAGAGCCCTTGTTCAAGTCGATTTATATGAGAATCCCTGGGACTGCTCTTGCAATATCCTAGACCTGAAGATGTGGCTGGAGCTTCTCAGCATGGGCACAGTTGTAAACAATGTCATCTGTGGCTCTCCCAAGAAACTGGCTGGGGAAGATATGAGATACATTAAAACAACTAATTTCTGCCCTAATAACTCTGATATACTTGCTTCTATGATTCCGCCCTCTGAGGAATCCTTTCCAGGGAGCACTATCACTATAGAAACATCTTTAGACTCCGACACTCAGCTCCACACTATTCCTTTATCTGTAATGATTCTTGCCCTTCTCCTCTTATTtattgtgtctgtgtttgtggcTGCGGGACTGTTTGTGGCTACAAAAAAGAGACGCCAGAAGAGTCAAAGTGAGCAGAATGAATCGATGAATGCTTGCATTAGCTCTCTCAACATGGAGTATGGCCTTTACAAAAAGGCATCTATTCCCAAAGTAAGAACATCAGCTGGGCATGTATATGAGTATATCCCACCTCCTACTGAAGCCACATGCAGAACTGCTGCACAAACCCCCATGGACAACAAATCAGTGGATGGATTTAGAGACTTTGACGAGTTAAGCAGCGCCTTTCTAGGTAACCTAGATGAAGAGGCAGCCAGTAATGTGATAAGCTCGGAGTACAGCGCCACCACTCCAGAGCCTCTGAACAAGCCATCCACTCCTTACCGAGACGATCCATGCTACTACAGAGATGTACTCGAACCTGACAAGAACAGACGCCACAGCAATACTTTACCTTGCAGACATGGTGTACACTCTTCAAATCAGTTTACCTCAGACTTTGATGCAAGGCATCAATATGTGCAACCAGAGAGAATACAACAGACAATATTGTATTGTACAACACCGAGTTCCGTTTATGTGGAACCCAACAGGAGCGAGTACTGGGAACTGAAAGCAAAGCTTCATCTTGATCCAGATTACCTCGAGGTTCTGGAAAAACGGACTACATTCACACAGTTTTAA